The Bacteroides sp. genome contains a region encoding:
- a CDS encoding ammonia-forming cytochrome c nitrite reductase subunit c552: MTKRKPWLNWVLFLATVVIVFIIGLLAASIVERRSEAQLYFQMVNPIDEWETDNAVWGENFPRQYQSYVMTADTTFSSKNGGSAMIDYLERYPELVVMWAGYAFSREYNQGRGHYYAVTDIRNILRTGIPQPATCWTCKSPDVPRMMNEIGVAEFYASTWEEMGPHIQNHIGCLDCHDPATMNLRISRPALIEAFERQGVDINQATRQEMRSLVCAQCHVEYYFKKEGNYLTFPWDEGFAAEEMESYLDNVGHVDWTHALSKTPMLKAQHPDYELFMTGIHAQRGVACADCHMPYKREGGIKFTDHHIQSPLNNISGSCVVCHRESEAELL; this comes from the coding sequence TTGACAAAGAGGAAACCATGGCTCAACTGGGTTCTGTTTCTCGCCACTGTAGTGATTGTTTTTATCATCGGGTTATTGGCCGCCAGCATTGTGGAAAGGCGCAGTGAAGCCCAGCTTTACTTCCAGATGGTCAACCCCATCGATGAATGGGAAACCGATAATGCGGTCTGGGGCGAAAATTTTCCACGGCAATACCAATCCTATGTAATGACCGCCGACACGACTTTTTCCAGCAAGAACGGGGGCTCGGCAATGATTGATTACCTTGAGCGTTATCCTGAACTCGTAGTCATGTGGGCCGGTTATGCCTTTTCAAGGGAATATAACCAGGGACGCGGGCATTATTATGCCGTTACCGATATCCGAAATATTCTGCGTACTGGTATACCCCAGCCTGCCACCTGCTGGACATGCAAAAGCCCGGATGTACCCAGGATGATGAATGAAATCGGCGTAGCAGAATTTTATGCCTCGACTTGGGAGGAAATGGGACCACATATTCAAAATCACATTGGGTGCCTCGACTGCCATGACCCGGCTACCATGAATCTGCGCATCTCCAGGCCTGCCCTCATTGAAGCCTTCGAGCGCCAGGGCGTTGACATCAACCAGGCTACCCGCCAGGAAATGCGTTCGCTGGTATGTGCCCAATGCCATGTTGAATATTACTTCAAGAAAGAAGGAAATTACCTGACTTTCCCCTGGGACGAAGGTTTTGCTGCTGAAGAAATGGAGAGCTATCTGGATAATGTTGGGCATGTTGACTGGACCCACGCCCTGAGCAAAACCCCAATGCTGAAAGCCCAGCACCCCGACTATGAATTGTTTATGACCGGCATCCACGCCCAGCGCGGCGTTGCCTGTGCCGACTGTCACATGCCCTATAAGCGCGAGGGCGGCATCAAATTCACCGACCACCACATTCAGAGCCCCCTGAACAACATCTCAGGGTCTTGCGTTGTTTGTCACCGTGAAAGCGAAGCCGAACTTCT